From Ictidomys tridecemlineatus isolate mIctTri1 chromosome 2, mIctTri1.hap1, whole genome shotgun sequence, the proteins below share one genomic window:
- the Gp1bb gene encoding platelet glycoprotein Ib beta chain yields the protein MDSRPHGALSLLLLLLAPPSRPATGCPAPCSCAGTLVDCGRRGLTWASLPAAFPPDTTELVLMGNNLTALPPGLLDVLPALRAVYLSANPWHCDCSLVPLRAWLAGRPEREPYRDLRCASPPALRGRLLPYLTEDEMRASCERGRLCWGALVAQLALLGLGLLHALLLALLLCRLRRLRAHDRRPLSTPLVAEPAGAGAS from the exons ATGGACTCCC GGCCACACGGGGCGTTGAGCCTACTGCTCCTACTGTTGGCGCCCCCGAGCCGCCCAGCCACGGGTTGCCCCGCGCCGTGTAGCTGCGCAGGGACGCTCGTGGACTGCGGGCGACGCGGGCTGACGTGGGCCTCACTGCCTGCCGCCTTCCCGCCTGACACCACGGAACTGGTGCTGATGGGCAACAACTTGACGGCACTGCCACCGGGGCTGCTGGATGTGCTACCAGCGCTGCGCGCGGTGTACCTAAGCGCCAACCCCTGGCACTGCGACTGCAGCCTGGTGCCGCTGCGCGCGTGGTTGGCGGGTCGCCCGGAGCGCGAGCCCTACCGCGACCTTCGCTGCGCCTCGCCCCCTGCACTGCGCGGCCGCCTGCTGCCCTACCTGACCGAGGACGAGATGCGCGCCTCCTGCGAGCGGGGTCGGCTCTGCTGGGGGGCGCTGGTGGCTCAGCTAGCGCTGCTTGGCCTAGGGCTGCTACACGCGCTGCTGCTGGCGCTGCTATTGTGCCGCCTGCGGAGACTAAGAGCCCATGATCGTAGACCGCTGAGCACCCCTCTGGTAGCCGAACCCGCTGGAGCTGGTGCGTCCTGA
- the Septin5 gene encoding septin-5 isoform X3, with protein MDSLAAPQDRLVEQLLSPRTQAQRRLKDIDKQYVGFATLPNQVHRKSVKKGFDFTLMVAGESGLGKSTLVHSLFLTDLYKDRKLLSAEERISQTVEILKHTVDIEEKGVKLKLTIVDTPGFGDAVNNSECWKPITDYVDQQFEQYFRDESGLNRKNIQDNRVHCCLYFISPFGHGLRPVDVGFMKALHEKVNIVPLIAKADCLVPSEIRKLKERIREEIDKFGIHVYQFPECDSDEDEDFKQQDRELKESAPFAVIGSNTVVEAKGQRVRGRLYPWGIVEVENQAHCDFVKLRNMLIRTHMHDLKDVTCDVHYENYRAHCIQQMTSKLTQDSRMESPIPILPLPTPDAETEKLIRMKDEELRRMQEMLQKMKQQMQDQ; from the exons ATGGACTCGCTGGCAGCACCCCAGGACCGCCTGGTGGAGCAGCTGCTGTCACCACGGACCCAGGCCCAGAGGCGtctcaag GATATCGACAAGCAGTACGTGGGTTTCGCCACACTGCCCAACCAGGTGCACCGCAAGTCAGTAAAGAAGGGTTTCGACTTCACGCTTATGGTGGCTG GTGAGTCAGGCCTTGGGAAGTCCACACTGGTCCATAGCCTCTTCCTGACTGACCTGTACAAGGACAGGAAACTGCTCAGTGCTGAGG AACGCATCAGTCAGACAGTAGAGATCCTGAAGCACACAGTGGACATTGAGGAGAAGGGTGTCAAGTTGAAACTAACCATTGTGGACACACCTGGTTTCGGGGATGCTGTCAACAACTCGGAGTG CTGGAAGCCCATCACTGATTATGTGGACCAGCAATTTGAGCAGTATTTCCGTGATGAGAGTGGCCTGAACCGCAAGAACATCCAAGACAACAGGGTGCACTGCTGCCTGTACTTCATCTCCCCCTTTGGGCATGG GCTGCGGCCAGTGGACGTGGGTTTCATGAAGGCTTTGCATGAGAAGGTGAACATCGTGCCCCTCATTGCCAAAGCAGACTGCCTGGTCCCCAGTGAAATCCGGAAGCTGAAGGAGCGG ATCCGGGAAGAGATAGACAAGTTTGGGATTCACGTATACCAGTTTCCAGAATGTGATTCAGATGAGGATGAAGACTTCAAGCAACAGGACCGGGAACTGAAG gagaGTGCTCCCTTCGCTGTTATTGGCAGCAACACAGTGGTGGAAGCCAAGGGGCAGCGGGTCCGGGGGCGACTGTACCCCTGGGGAATCGTGGAGG TGGAGAATCAGGCACACTGCGACTTCGTAAAGCTACGCAACATGCTTATCCGCACTCACATGCACGACCTCAAGGATGTGACATGTGATGTTCACTACGAGAACTATCGCGCACACTGCATCCAGCAGATGACCAG CAAATTGACCCAAGACAGTCGCATGGAGAGTCCCATCCCCATCCTACCACTGCCCACCCCGGATGCTGAGACTGAGAAACTCATCAGGATGAAGGATGAGGAG TTAAGGCGCATGCAGGAGATGCTGCAGAAGATGAAGCAGCAAATGCAGGACCAGTGA
- the Septin5 gene encoding septin-5 isoform X1 — translation MSTGLRYKSKLATPEDKQDIDKQYVGFATLPNQVHRKSVKKGFDFTLMVAGESGLGKSTLVHSLFLTDLYKDRKLLSAEERISQTVEILKHTVDIEEKGVKLKLTIVDTPGFGDAVNNSECWKPITDYVDQQFEQYFRDESGLNRKNIQDNRVHCCLYFISPFGHGLRPVDVGFMKALHEKVNIVPLIAKADCLVPSEIRKLKERIREEIDKFGIHVYQFPECDSDEDEDFKQQDRELKESAPFAVIGSNTVVEAKGQRVRGRLYPWGIVEVENQAHCDFVKLRNMLIRTHMHDLKDVTCDVHYENYRAHCIQQMTSKLTQDSRMESPIPILPLPTPDAETEKLIRMKDEELRRMQEMLQKMKQQMQDQ, via the exons GATATCGACAAGCAGTACGTGGGTTTCGCCACACTGCCCAACCAGGTGCACCGCAAGTCAGTAAAGAAGGGTTTCGACTTCACGCTTATGGTGGCTG GTGAGTCAGGCCTTGGGAAGTCCACACTGGTCCATAGCCTCTTCCTGACTGACCTGTACAAGGACAGGAAACTGCTCAGTGCTGAGG AACGCATCAGTCAGACAGTAGAGATCCTGAAGCACACAGTGGACATTGAGGAGAAGGGTGTCAAGTTGAAACTAACCATTGTGGACACACCTGGTTTCGGGGATGCTGTCAACAACTCGGAGTG CTGGAAGCCCATCACTGATTATGTGGACCAGCAATTTGAGCAGTATTTCCGTGATGAGAGTGGCCTGAACCGCAAGAACATCCAAGACAACAGGGTGCACTGCTGCCTGTACTTCATCTCCCCCTTTGGGCATGG GCTGCGGCCAGTGGACGTGGGTTTCATGAAGGCTTTGCATGAGAAGGTGAACATCGTGCCCCTCATTGCCAAAGCAGACTGCCTGGTCCCCAGTGAAATCCGGAAGCTGAAGGAGCGG ATCCGGGAAGAGATAGACAAGTTTGGGATTCACGTATACCAGTTTCCAGAATGTGATTCAGATGAGGATGAAGACTTCAAGCAACAGGACCGGGAACTGAAG gagaGTGCTCCCTTCGCTGTTATTGGCAGCAACACAGTGGTGGAAGCCAAGGGGCAGCGGGTCCGGGGGCGACTGTACCCCTGGGGAATCGTGGAGG TGGAGAATCAGGCACACTGCGACTTCGTAAAGCTACGCAACATGCTTATCCGCACTCACATGCACGACCTCAAGGATGTGACATGTGATGTTCACTACGAGAACTATCGCGCACACTGCATCCAGCAGATGACCAG CAAATTGACCCAAGACAGTCGCATGGAGAGTCCCATCCCCATCCTACCACTGCCCACCCCGGATGCTGAGACTGAGAAACTCATCAGGATGAAGGATGAGGAG TTAAGGCGCATGCAGGAGATGCTGCAGAAGATGAAGCAGCAAATGCAGGACCAGTGA
- the Septin5 gene encoding septin-5 isoform X2, which translates to MVAGESGLGKSTLVHSLFLTDLYKDRKLLSAEERISQTVEILKHTVDIEEKGVKLKLTIVDTPGFGDAVNNSECWKPITDYVDQQFEQYFRDESGLNRKNIQDNRVHCCLYFISPFGHGLRPVDVGFMKALHEKVNIVPLIAKADCLVPSEIRKLKERIREEIDKFGIHVYQFPECDSDEDEDFKQQDRELKESAPFAVIGSNTVVEAKGQRVRGRLYPWGIVEVENQAHCDFVKLRNMLIRTHMHDLKDVTCDVHYENYRAHCIQQMTSKLTQDSRMESPIPILPLPTPDAETEKLIRMKDEELRRMQEMLQKMKQQMQDQ; encoded by the exons ATGGTGGCTG GTGAGTCAGGCCTTGGGAAGTCCACACTGGTCCATAGCCTCTTCCTGACTGACCTGTACAAGGACAGGAAACTGCTCAGTGCTGAGG AACGCATCAGTCAGACAGTAGAGATCCTGAAGCACACAGTGGACATTGAGGAGAAGGGTGTCAAGTTGAAACTAACCATTGTGGACACACCTGGTTTCGGGGATGCTGTCAACAACTCGGAGTG CTGGAAGCCCATCACTGATTATGTGGACCAGCAATTTGAGCAGTATTTCCGTGATGAGAGTGGCCTGAACCGCAAGAACATCCAAGACAACAGGGTGCACTGCTGCCTGTACTTCATCTCCCCCTTTGGGCATGG GCTGCGGCCAGTGGACGTGGGTTTCATGAAGGCTTTGCATGAGAAGGTGAACATCGTGCCCCTCATTGCCAAAGCAGACTGCCTGGTCCCCAGTGAAATCCGGAAGCTGAAGGAGCGG ATCCGGGAAGAGATAGACAAGTTTGGGATTCACGTATACCAGTTTCCAGAATGTGATTCAGATGAGGATGAAGACTTCAAGCAACAGGACCGGGAACTGAAG gagaGTGCTCCCTTCGCTGTTATTGGCAGCAACACAGTGGTGGAAGCCAAGGGGCAGCGGGTCCGGGGGCGACTGTACCCCTGGGGAATCGTGGAGG TGGAGAATCAGGCACACTGCGACTTCGTAAAGCTACGCAACATGCTTATCCGCACTCACATGCACGACCTCAAGGATGTGACATGTGATGTTCACTACGAGAACTATCGCGCACACTGCATCCAGCAGATGACCAG CAAATTGACCCAAGACAGTCGCATGGAGAGTCCCATCCCCATCCTACCACTGCCCACCCCGGATGCTGAGACTGAGAAACTCATCAGGATGAAGGATGAGGAG TTAAGGCGCATGCAGGAGATGCTGCAGAAGATGAAGCAGCAAATGCAGGACCAGTGA